The DNA window AGTTCCTGCCATACGTAGAAAATGTGCTCGACAATGGCTCCGCGAAACACATTGTCCTACTCTACTCTCTCTATGATTTCGCATATCGACTTGGCTACAAGCGGTCTCCATCCAAGCAACTCCTTCCCCGGCTCTTTACCCGCGCCATCACCCTTTGGCTCAAAGGCGATAAGAGCGTCGGCGAGGAAGATCTGATTGCAATGCTCCGTAACATCGACCCTCGGTTTGTGGATTTCAAATACATTGACTGGAGCATCAGCGTTCAGGATAAGTGGATCCGAGAACTAGAAGCTAACAACGGCTGCTTCCCTGAATCCACTCCCCCCACCCTCGCCCGCAAACGCCTCCAAATCCTCCTCCACGCCAACCTCTGGACCTACTTTGGAGATAAGGAAAAGGAGGTGAAGGAGAAGTGGATGGAGGTGAATCTAAAAGTTATATGATATTTATCCTTTAAAATCTTATTATAAATTACCAGCAAATGCATAAAATAAAGTTAGTAACTACGATATGGGCTTAAAAAAAAACATTGTTTATAGTGCTGTCCTACAAGGTGCAAATTATATATTTCAATTTATAACTTTTCCTTATGCCTCACGAGTTTTAGGTCCAGATGGCATTGGCCTCTACAATTATGCAACAAGCATTGTCCAATATTTTATGTTATTTGCGGCAATGGGTATCTTAAATTTAGGAACACGAGAAATAGCAAAATGTACATCTCAACAACAATTAAATCTAACTTTTTCCAAGCTATTAGTCACAAATATTCTCATCTCTCTGGGAGTATTAGTTATCTATATCCCTTTGATTTTTTTGATACCACAATTTTATGAAATAAAAGCTTACCTATTCATTGGTATATTCCAAATCATATTTAATGCCATAACCATTGAGTGGTTATTTCGAGGCATTCAAAATTTTAAATTTATAACTCTCCGCGCCGTAATAATTCGTATAATATATGTTATTCTCGTTTTTGTTCTTGTAAATAATCATAATGATGTAATGACATATTATTTACTCTCTGTTTTAACTCTGGTCGCAAATGGCATTATAAATTGGAAATATGCAAAACGTGCGACACAATTTATAAAAGTAAATATAATAGATTCTTTAAATCAATACCTAAAACCAATGTTCCTTTTAGGTTCTCAAGCGCTAATATCATTCTTTTATGTTGGATTCAATACTGTTTACTTAGGTTTCATCTGTAACGAAGCCCAAGTCGGTTATTTTTCCACAGCGACTAAAATTATCATAATAATTTTAGCCTTATATACCGCTTACTCCACTGCCATGATGCCTAAATTAAGTTCTTTGGTTGCATCTGGAAATAAAGAACAAGAGTCATATCTTATTTACTCCTCCATTGAATTATTGTGTTGTTTCTCCTTTCCTCTTATAATTATTTTGTTGTTTTATTCAGATATAATTATATACTTAATCGCAGGTTCCCAATATAATGAATCAATTTCAATATTAACAATAGGAGCTCCTCTAATCTTAATATTAGGCTTAAACCAGATTCTTTTTGTCCAAGTATTACTCCCAAGAGGACACGACAAAGCCATAGCAAAAATTTGCCTTTATGGAGCATCTGTTGGCATTCTTCTAAATATTATATTAGTTGGTTATCTTAACTTACAATCATTAGGTTCTATTATTACTTGGTTTACTGCTGAAAGTATTGTCATAGCAGTTGCAATACTTTACTTACGCAAAATAATCAATCCCATTTATTTCATAAAAAAATTATTGCACTACGGAAGTATATATTTGCCATTGGGTATTTTAGTCTTATTTGTAAATATCTTTATAACATCTAGATGGTTTAGCCTGGCTTGTGCTATCGTAGCGATTATTATTTATAGCCATATTGCTATGATATACCTAATAAAACAAAATCAGTATTTATCATTAATTCATAAATTTAAACATATATAATGATACATTTACTTCGGATTATTGGAGTAGCTTTTAATTTTATAATTCCGTATTTTTTATTTATCAGAGTTAATTAAGCGTTAGATTTAATTTATTCAGGTTATCTAAAAAATTTATTTAGACAATGTGGGAATCGCGTAATATTTCGTAGGGGAAGTAGAATAATAGGTGATTCTAAGGCAATAATAATCGGCCAAAATGTAAGTTTTGGTAAAAATACCATTTTAGAAGCACATATCTCATATCAATCTCAAACATTCAATCCTATAATTAGTATTGGTGATTCTTGTATATTTGGAGACTACACTCATATAACGTGTATTAGTTCAATTAAAATAGGGAAAAATATATTAACAGGGCGTCGTGTTCTTATTACTGATAATTCTCATGGAGATTATAATTCAATTCACCGTGATACATTCTTTCCTCCTATTTCAAGAGAGCTTTTTTCAAAGGGTTCAGTTACAATTGAAGATGATGTTTGGCTTGGAGATAACGTTATCATACTCCCCGGTACTACTATTGGGAAAGGTTCTGTGATTGGAGCTAATGCAGTAGTAACAAAAGATATTCCACCATATACAATAGCTGGTGGAAATCCTGCTAAGATAATAAAAACTTATTATAAAATTTAAAATATGAAAATAATTCCTCTATATCTCCCACAGTTTCACACAATACCAGAAAATGATGAATGGTGGGGAAAAGGCTTTACTGAATGGGTTAATGTCAAATCCGCACAGCCTCTATTTCCCGGTCATAATCAACCACGTGTACCACTAAACAACAATTATTATGACCTTTCTGAATTAGATACACTAAAATGGCAATGTCAAATAGCTCGTGAACATGGTATTTATGGGTTTGCAATGTATCATTATTGGTTTAACGGTCATAAACTATTGGAAAAGCCAATGGAAATGCTTTTAGCTCATCCAGAGATTGATATTAATTACATGATTTCATGGGCAAATCATGATTGGAATGATGGATGGAAAGCAACTGCAGGAAACGTTAGGACTTTAATTGCTCATGATTTTGATGACGAAGATGATTGGGTTAATCATTTCAACTATATGTTACCCTTTTTCAATGATTCACGTTATATAAAAGAAGATGGGATGCCATTATTAATAATATACGTTCCACAGCTCATAGGCAAGCTGACTAAAATGCTGGATACATGGACTAAAATGGCAAAAGAGGCTGGGTTTCCAGGTATAAAGTATATTTATCAGAGCGTAACGGCATGCATTGATAAAAGTTGGGATAGAAGTCGTTTCACATATGGAATTCAATTTCATCCTGGATATGTACAATATATGACTGGAAAATCATGGAAACGATGGTGGTTTAAATCTGTAGTAAAATATTCCCGTAGAGTCAAAGGTATGTTTGGAATAAAACGAGGATTATCTATCCATCATCCTAAAACCGTAAAAACAGTCGATTACGATTCCGATTGGAAAAAGATATTGGCATTAAAACCAGATAATTCAACGATGCTTCCGTCAGCAATAGTCGATTGGGATAATACACCTCGAAAAAAATCATCAGGATGGTGTTATACCGGTCAAACGCCTAAAAAGTTCAAAAAATATCTTAAAGAACTGGTAATTAAAGCTCGGAAAGAATATAATACTGATAAAATATTTGTATTTGCATGGAATGAATGGGCCGAGGGCGGATACCTCGAACCAGATAAAAAAAACGGTTATAGTAATTTAGAGGCCATCAAGGAAACTCTACAAGAAACTGGTGAATGGAATTTTTAAGTTCTCGCTCAAATAGGATAGTATTTATCTGGATTTTAATAACATTATCAATTTCTCCAGCCTTTGCTACGGATCCGATTGATAATCGAAATTATCTGCTTATTGGATCTATGTTTTTGGGCCCTATTATAGTATTATTTTCAGGTAAATTCTTACCAAAATTTGATATGCCGATTTTCGGCTTAATAATATTAATATTAATATTACAAATTGGATTTCATTGGACCACAGTTAAGTGGACATCTTGTCTTTTTAGTTTCATGTTTATGGTGTACTTCCTTGCAGGAATACGTACATTTATATATGGAAAATTCACACCAGAACAATTAAAAAGTATTCTCAAATATCTTATAATTGCCTATGCAATAGTTCTACTTATACAACAATTCTGCACATTGACAGGCCTTCCGGTTATTAACCAATTATCAGATTATGGAGAAAAAGTTAACAGGTGGAAACTAAATTCGCTATCCCCGGAACCAAGTCATACCGCTCGATATCTAGGGCTACTGATGTATATGTTTTTAATTACAAACGACTGGATAGAAAAACGCAAAATTTCTATAACACAGAGTTATAAAAAAAATAAAATCGAATGGTTAGCTTTTCTATGGGTAATGTTGACTATGATGAGCGGAACTGCGATGATCATATTGGCATTAATCATAACTCGTTATATCCGTCGTAAAAATATAATATCAATAGCTTGTATTATTGGACTAATTATAGTATTAGGTGTTATTTTAGATTTTGTACCACTTCAACGTTCTACGAATTTTCTTCAAGCTACAGTTACTGGAGATACAAAATCAATGATAGCCACTGATCATAGCGCCTCTATACGTATCGTACCTACATTATTATGCTTGTCTCGTATTAATCCATTTAGCCTTAATGGATGGATTGGAGAAGGAATGGGAAGCACATCTATATGGATGTCGCATTATATGCCTGGGGTTCCACAAGGATGGTCTGGGGGAGCTATGGCTAATTATGTTTTAGAAAACGGAATGATTATAGGATTATATTTTCTCATATATTCATTCCAACTCTGTGTAGATAAAAGATATAAATTGGTCACATTTGGCTTTTGGATTATGTGTATAGTCTTAATTGGTGTTAATACACAAATCGGTTGGTTGTGTATGTTAGTTCTCACTATTTCTAAAAAACTAAGAGTAAACAATGCGAACACATGTATTTTATAACTTACCAGAGTCGGCTTGTTACGGCTGTCAGGCTTGTGCCCAAATATGTCCGGTAGGAGCTATAGAAATGCTCAATAACAGAGAAGGTTTCTTGTATCCTAAAATTAACTCTACGAAATGTATAGAGTGTAATCTTTGCGAAAAGACATGTCCAACACAAGAAAATGTAGTGAATCCTCTTTTCCATACATTACCAAAAGATGTACAAGCTGCATGGAATATAAATTTTGAAGATAGACTCACATCAACTTCTGGTGGTATATTTTATGTATTAGGCAGGAAATGGATAGAAAACGGAGGGATAGTCTATGGAGTAGATTTTGATGACCATCTAAATGTTGTTCATACAAGAGTTAATAACATAGCTGGACTTCAGCGTTTAAGAGGTTCAAAATACGTACAAAGTGATATTACCGGAATCTTACAACAAGTAAAAGACGATTTAAAAAATGGGCTAAAGGTTCTGTTTTCAGGAACTCCTTGTCAAGTCGGAGGCTTAAGAACATTTCTAAAAAAGATTATGAGAATTTAGTATGCGTGGATTTAGTTTGTCATGGGACACCAAGTCCTTTAATATTTAAAGAACATATCTCTTTCATCCAAAATAAAACGAATCAAAAAATCATTGATTACAAGTTCAGAGGAAAAGAAAAAACTGGATGGAGAGCTTATATAAAATATATTTATCCGGATGGAAAATCTGAGAAAAAAATTTGGGGGAATGACTTTTTCGCATATAGCTTTTACAAGTCACGATTTAATCGTAAAAGTTGTTTTTCATGTGGTTTCTCAAGATCTGAGAGAGTAGGAGATATTACATT is part of the Duncaniella dubosii genome and encodes:
- a CDS encoding oligosaccharide flippase family protein, producing MGLKKNIVYSAVLQGANYIFQFITFPYASRVLGPDGIGLYNYATSIVQYFMLFAAMGILNLGTREIAKCTSQQQLNLTFSKLLVTNILISLGVLVIYIPLIFLIPQFYEIKAYLFIGIFQIIFNAITIEWLFRGIQNFKFITLRAVIIRIIYVILVFVLVNNHNDVMTYYLLSVLTLVANGIINWKYAKRATQFIKVNIIDSLNQYLKPMFLLGSQALISFFYVGFNTVYLGFICNEAQVGYFSTATKIIIIILALYTAYSTAMMPKLSSLVASGNKEQESYLIYSSIELLCCFSFPLIIILLFYSDIIIYLIAGSQYNESISILTIGAPLILILGLNQILFVQVLLPRGHDKAIAKICLYGASVGILLNIILVGYLNLQSLGSIITWFTAESIVIAVAILYLRKIINPIYFIKKLLHYGSIYLPLGILVLFVNIFITSRWFSLACAIVAIIIYSHIAMIYLIKQNQYLSLIHKFKHI
- a CDS encoding glycosyltransferase WbsX family protein, giving the protein MKIIPLYLPQFHTIPENDEWWGKGFTEWVNVKSAQPLFPGHNQPRVPLNNNYYDLSELDTLKWQCQIAREHGIYGFAMYHYWFNGHKLLEKPMEMLLAHPEIDINYMISWANHDWNDGWKATAGNVRTLIAHDFDDEDDWVNHFNYMLPFFNDSRYIKEDGMPLLIIYVPQLIGKLTKMLDTWTKMAKEAGFPGIKYIYQSVTACIDKSWDRSRFTYGIQFHPGYVQYMTGKSWKRWWFKSVVKYSRRVKGMFGIKRGLSIHHPKTVKTVDYDSDWKKILALKPDNSTMLPSAIVDWDNTPRKKSSGWCYTGQTPKKFKKYLKELVIKARKEYNTDKIFVFAWNEWAEGGYLEPDKKNGYSNLEAIKETLQETGEWNF
- a CDS encoding 4Fe-4S binding protein, with protein sequence MRTHVFYNLPESACYGCQACAQICPVGAIEMLNNREGFLYPKINSTKCIECNLCEKTCPTQENVVNPLFHTLPKDVQAAWNINFEDRLTSTSGGIFYVLGRKWIENGGIVYGVDFDDHLNVVHTRVNNIAGLQRLRGSKYVQSDITGILQQVKDDLKNGLKVLFSGTPCQVGGLRTFLKKIMRI